One genomic region from Leptolyngbya sp. 'hensonii' encodes:
- a CDS encoding DUF4351 domain-containing protein yields MKTQCLRLLATLRLEPARMRLISSFVDTYLPLNPQEEQVFEAEIGRLEEREQRGVMEIVTSWMQRGIEQGIEQGIEQGIEQGIEQGIEQGIEQGERKLLLRQLTQKLGALPDRTIAQIHTLTLEQLETLALALLNFSTIADLEAWLENVVLLPGRTDDRS; encoded by the coding sequence GTGAAAACRCAATGTCTGCGATTGCTGGCCACCCTGCGGTTGGAACCCGCCCGCATGCGGTTGATTTCCAGTTTTGTGGACACTTACTTGCCGTTGAATCCACAGGAGGAGCAGGTGTTTGAAGCTGAGATTGGTAGACTGGAGGAAAGGGAGCAGCGGGGCGTTATGGAGATTGTCACCAGTTGGATGCAACGAGGCATTGAACAGGGCATTGAACAGGGCATTGAACAGGGCATTGAACAGGGCATTGAACAGGGCATTGAACAGGGCATTGAACAGGGCGAACGCAAGCTCCTCCTGCGTCAACTCACCCAGAAGTTGGGTGCTCTACCCGATCGCACCATCGCCCAAATCCACACCCTGACCCTGGAGCAACTGGAAACCCTGGCACTGGCATTGTTGAACTTCTCGACGATCGCTGACCTGGAAGCATGGCTGGAGAATGTTGTCCTGTTGCCAGGAAGAACAGACGATCGCTCTTGA
- a CDS encoding CHAT domain-containing tetratricopeptide repeat protein, whose product MSLHPLGTTKRSASILSLLILLIGLSPALSATILTEQVQPPSALQLAQAQDSRKVEADQLLDQGIEQYNTSQFEAAMQSWQQALNLYQELKDRLGEGNALGNLGVAYFSLGNYPKAIEVQEQSLAIARELKDRLGEGQSLGNLGNAYDALGNYPKAIEVQDQRLAIARELKDRLGEGKALGNLGNAYKALGNYPKAIELQEQSLAIAREIKDRLWEGQSLGNLGNAYYALGNYPRAIEVQEQSLAIARELKDRRGEGNALGNLGNAYYSLGNYPKAIELQEQSLAIAREIKDRQGEGNALGNLGLARFNAGQLPQAEQDLLAAIAVFESLRDRLTDSQKVSIADTQFQAYNNLQRVLIAQNKVGPALEIAERGRARAFAELLAKRTQGQETLTIQPIQMAAIQQVAREQKATLVEYANIYDEQLFIWVVKPTGEVVFRQVDFKPLQQQKTSLGNLVAAARCLGAVGCEEAMASRGSQPVAFNVAQGDRQFGKAPVTTIKNEYLQQLHKLLIAPIADLLPKDPNERVIFVPQGRMFLLPFAALQDEQGKYLIEKHTIAVSPSIQVLQLTHKQRQFSTKTGNVLLVGNPKMPSVIYKPGDPPGDLLPLPGAEQEAKAIAKLLNVPALIGAQATKVAVLKQMPQARIIHLATHGLLDDLGGVGVPGAIALAPSSSAPNDGLLTANELLDLKLKAELVVLSACDTGKGKITGDGVIGLSRSLITAGVPSVIVSLWKVPDAPTAELMTDFYRYLNQGRDKATALRQAMLDTKQKYPDPIAWAPFELIGEAE is encoded by the coding sequence ATGTCTCTCCATCCCTTGGGTACGACCAAACGCTCCGCTTCCATTCTTTCCCTGTTGATTCTCCTGATTGGCCTCAGCCCTGCCCTCTCTGCTACCATCCTGACCGAGCAGGTCCAACCCCCATCAGCCCTGCAACTGGCCCAGGCGCAAGACTCCCGCAAAGTTGAGGCTGACCAACTGCTGGACCAGGGAATTGAGCAGTACAACACCAGTCAGTTTGAAGCAGCCATGCAGTCCTGGCAACAAGCCCTCAACCTCTACCAGGAACTCAAAGACCGGCTGGGGGAGGGGAATGCCCTGGGCAATCTGGGCGTTGCTTACTTTTCTCTGGGCAATTATCCCAAGGCGATCGAGGTTCAGGAACAGAGTTTAGCCATTGCCCGGGAACTTAAAGACCGGTTGGGGGAGGGGCAATCCCTCGGCAATCTGGGCAATGCTTACGATGCTCTGGGCAATTATCCCAAAGCGATCGAGGTTCAGGACCAGCGTTTAGCCATTGCCCGGGAACTCAAAGACCGGCTGGGGGAAGGAAAAGCCCTCGGCAATCTGGGCAATGCTTACAAGGCTCTGGGGAATTATCCCAAGGCCATTGAGCTTCAGGAACAGAGTTTAGCCATTGCCCGGGAAATCAAAGACCGCCTTTGGGAGGGGCAATCCCTCGGCAATCTGGGCAATGCTTACTATGCTCTGGGCAATTATCCCAGGGCGATCGAGGTTCAGGAACAGAGTTTAGCCATTGCCCGGGAACTCAAAGACCGGCGGGGGGAGGGGAATGCCCTCGGCAATCTGGGTAATGCTTACTATTCTCTGGGCAATTATCCCAAGGCTATTGAGCTTCAGGAACAGAGTTTAGCCATTGCCCGGGAAATCAAAGACCGGCAGGGGGAGGGGAATGCCCTGGGCAATCTGGGACTTGCACGATTTAATGCTGGCCAACTCCCCCAGGCAGAACAGGATTTACTGGCTGCGATTGCAGTCTTTGAGTCCTTACGCGACAGGCTCACCGATAGCCAGAAGGTTTCCATTGCCGATACCCAATTCCAGGCTTACAACAACCTGCAACGAGTTCTGATTGCTCAAAACAAGGTGGGACCTGCCCTGGAGATTGCCGAACGGGGGCGGGCCAGGGCCTTTGCCGAATTGCTGGCAAAACGCACCCAGGGACAGGAAACACTCACAATTCAGCCCATCCAAATGGCCGCTATCCAGCAAGTCGCCAGGGAGCAAAAGGCGACGCTGGTGGAGTATGCCAATATTTATGATGAGCAACTCTTCATCTGGGTGGTGAAACCCACAGGTGAAGTAGTCTTCCGTCAAGTAGACTTCAAACCCCTGCAACAGCAGAAAACCTCTCTGGGTAATCTGGTGGCGGCGGCCCGATGCCTGGGGGCTGTAGGCTGTGAAGAGGCGATGGCCTCCAGGGGCAGCCAACCTGTGGCGTTCAACGTGGCCCAGGGCGATCGCCAATTTGGTAAAGCTCCTGTCACCACCATCAAGAACGAATACCTGCAACAGTTGCACAAGTTGTTGATTGCCCCGATCGCGGATCTGTTGCCCAAAGATCCGAACGAACGGGTGATCTTTGTGCCCCAGGGAAGGATGTTCCTGCTGCCCTTTGCAGCTCTCCAGGATGAACAAGGCAAGTATTTAATCGAGAAACATACGATCGCGGTGTCCCCTTCCATTCAGGTGTTGCAGTTAACCCACAAACAACGCCAATTTTCTACAAAGACAGGCAATGTTTTGCTGGTTGGTAATCCCAAAATGCCTTCTGTCATCTACAAACCAGGTGACCCCCCCGGAGACCTTCTGCCCTTACCTGGTGCTGAGCAGGAAGCCAAAGCCATTGCTAAACTGCTCAATGTGCCTGCATTAATTGGTGCTCAAGCGACGAAGGTAGCAGTGCTGAAACAGATGCCCCAGGCCCGGATCATTCATCTCGCCACCCATGGCTTATTGGATGACCTGGGTGGAGTGGGTGTGCCAGGGGCGATCGCCCTGGCTCCCAGTAGTTCCGCTCCGAATGATGGCCTGCTGACTGCTAATGAACTGCTAGATCTAAAACTGAAGGCGGAATTGGTCGTGCTGAGTGCCTGTGATACCGGCAAGGGCAAGATTACCGGGGATGGTGTGATTGGATTGTCTCGATCTCTGATCACAGCGGGTGTGCCCAGCGTCATCGTCTCCCTCTGGAAGGTGCCGGATGCCCCGACGGCTGAGTTGATGACGGATTTCTATCGCTATCTGAACCAGGGCCGGGACAAGGCGACGGCCCTGAGACAGGCGATGCTGGATACGAAACAGAAGTATCCCGACCCGATCGCCTGGGCACCGTTCGAGTTGATTGGAGAGGCAGAGTGA
- a CDS encoding DUF4351 domain-containing protein, giving the protein MTVPTDQDSPWKEILRHYFPEAIAFFFPSLHPLIDWQQPVEFLDKEFQQIAPDSETGKRYADLLVKVWRNNGPALFLLLHVEVQAQPEANFPERMFVYALRIFDRFRHPAVSLAILCDRRTDWRPERYEFTYPLTHLCFEFGMVKLLDYQTRWPELEASQNPFATVVMAHLKAQETKRNATARQQWKLSLIRRLYEAGYDRREVLNLFKFIDWVMILPEGLKQGFWLELKAYEEERQVPYITSVEEIGFERGMQQGRQEGHQEGRQEEARSLILRQLHRRLGELPEASRGQIEGLSVAQLEALGEALLDFTHLSHLEAWLAGQER; this is encoded by the coding sequence ATGACCGTTCCTACAGACCAGGATTCTCCCTGGAAAGAAATCCTCCGCCACTACTTTCCAGAGGCGATCGCCTTTTTCTTCCCCTCACTGCATCCCCTGATTGACTGGCAGCAGCCCGTTGAGTTTTTAGATAAAGAGTTTCAGCAGATTGCACCGGACAGTGAAACTGGCAAACGGTATGCAGACCTGCTGGTCAAAGTCTGGCGCAACAACGGCCCAGCACTCTTCTTGCTGTTGCATGTTGAGGTGCAGGCTCAGCCTGAAGCAAATTTCCCAGAACGCATGTTTGTCTATGCCCTGCGGATTTTTGACCGATTTCGTCACCCTGCCGTGAGTCTGGCCATTCTCTGTGACCGCAGAACCGATTGGCGACCTGAACGTTACGAGTTTACCTATCCCCTGACCCATCTGTGCTTTGAATTTGGCATGGTCAAATTGCTGGACTACCAAACCCGCTGGCCGGAGTTGGAAGCCAGTCAGAACCCCTTTGCCACGGTGGTCATGGCCCACTTAAAGGCCCAGGAGACCAAACGGAATGCCACGGCGCGTCAGCAATGGAAACTGAGTCTGATTCGACGGTTGTATGAAGCGGGATACGATCGACGAGAGGTGCTGAATCTGTTCAAGTTTATTGATTGGGTTATGATCTTGCCAGAAGGGCTGAAACAGGGGTTCTGGTTGGAGTTGAAGGCATACGAGGAGGAACGTCAGGTGCCATACATTACCAGCGTTGAAGAGATTGGGTTTGAGCGGGGCATGCAGCAGGGTCGTCAGGAAGGCCACCAGGAAGGTCGTCAGGAAGAGGCCCGATCCCTGATCCTCCGCCAACTGCACCGCCGTCTGGGAGAGTTGCCAGAGGCCAGCCGAGGGCAGATTGAGGGATTATCCGTGGCCCAGCTAGAAGCCTTAGGAGAAGCCCTGTTAGACTTCACCCATCTCTCTCACCTGGAGGCATGGTTAGCAGGGCAGGARCGGTAG
- a CDS encoding rhodanese-like domain-containing protein — MKLSKLTITIAIALLGAIAITTLTNNPFNSFMTRSNRNDNTSLDSMIDAVVVQPSQLVTQWIVSPAEAKYLIEQGAVILDVRDRNSQKNGMLQGAIGISWQQFSQSKFPHQGNLLEDELALTQQLRNVGVFSNKAVVVVGDPLNGWGEDGRIVWMLRTLGHQQTVLVDGGYSALAKTGLPMTRTVSQKAAAVPGDFVIQRVSDWEITQEKLRTGLATTQNLVVIDAREPREFAGATPYGEQRGGHIPGAISLHYKELLDVEGKLLPRGKILALLQDRNIKSDAIIVSYCTGGVRSGWLTSVLVDLGFQAQNYAGSMWEWSAGPANQNFLD, encoded by the coding sequence ATGAAATTATCTAAACTAACAATCACTATCGCCATTGCCCTATTAGGAGCGATCGCCATTACCACTTTAACCAATAATCCCTTCAACTCATTCATGACTCGCTCAAATCGCAATGACAATACTTCATTGGATTCGATGATCGATGCAGTTGTAGTCCAACCATCACAATTAGTAACCCAATGGATTGTCAGTCCGGCTGAGGCGAAATATTTGATTGAACAGGGAGCCGTTATATTAGATGTACGCGATCGCAATTCTCAGAAAAATGGGATGTTGCAAGGGGCGATCGGGATTAGTTGGCAACAGTTTTCTCAATCAAAATTTCCTCATCAGGGCAACCTATTAGAAGATGAACTTGCCTTAACTCAACAATTACGTAATGTTGGCGTGTTTTCTAACAAAGCAGTTGTCGTAGTGGGTGATCCGCTCAATGGGTGGGGAGAGGATGGACGAATTGTCTGGATGCTACGAACATTAGGACATCAACAAACGGTGTTGGTGGATGGAGGCTATTCAGCCCTGGCTAAAACTGGCTTGCCAATGACCCGAACTGTTTCCCAAAAAGCCGCAGCAGTACCCGGTGATTTTGTCATTCAGCGTGTCAGTGATTGGGAGATTACTCAAGAAAAACTGCGCACAGGATTGGCTACAACGCAAAATCTTGTTGTCATTGATGCACGAGAACCTCGCGAATTTGCAGGAGCAACACCCTACGGCGAACAACGGGGTGGTCATATTCCGGGAGCAATTTCCCTACATTACAAAGAATTACTGGATGTAGAAGGTAAGCTGTTGCCCCGTGGCAAGATCCTGGCTCTGTTGCAAGATCGCAACATTAAATCTGATGCAATTATTGTTTCATATTGCACCGGAGGTGTGCGATCGGGTTGGTTAACTTCAGTTCTGGTTGATCTTGGTTTTCAAGCACAGAACTATGCGGGTTCTATGTGGGAATGGTCAGCAGGTCCTGCAAATCAGAATTTTTTAGATTGA
- a CDS encoding mercuric reductase: MTPSIKEEPALQPLDEHNLSLMAHVHPADWVNPKPADSYDLVVIGAGTAGLVVAAGAAGLGLGLKVALIEKSLMGGDCLNVGCVPSKCVIRSSRVVADMREAEPFGIQPPDRIDINFPAVMQRMRRIRAGISHHDSVQRFSKLGIDVFLGSAEFASREAIVVNGSQLRFKKAVIATGARATRPKVPGLAEAGYLTNETVFSLTEPPKRLAVIGGGPIGCELAQAFHRLGSEVTLLHKHGHLLDREDAEAAEIVQEQFLRENLHLILDCSLEKVEATDAGKVIHYRQNGAVKTVVVDEILVGAGRTPNVDGLNLEAVGVEYDARRGVVVNDYLQTTNPRIYAAGDICMNWKFTHAADAAARIVIKNTLFSPFGLGRSKLSNLIMPWVTYTDPEIAHVGLYEQEAQAQGIDTNIIHIPFSSVDRALADGESEGFLKVLHKRGSDEILGATIVARHAGEMISEITVAIVTKQGLNALSGVIHPYPTQAEAIKKAADTYRRTLLTPRTKSFLKLLTKFS, encoded by the coding sequence ATGACTCCTTCCATTAAAGAAGAGCCTGCCCTCCAACCCTTGGATGAACATAATCTATCCCTCATGGCCCATGTCCATCCAGCCGATTGGGTGAATCCCAAACCTGCGGATTCTTACGACCTGGTCGTGATTGGAGCGGGTACGGCTGGCCTAGTCGTAGCAGCGGGAGCAGCAGGATTAGGGCTGGGATTAAAAGTGGCTTTGATTGAAAAAAGCCTGATGGGGGGTGATTGCCTCAATGTGGGGTGTGTTCCCTCCAAATGTGTGATTCGCTCCTCACGGGTGGTGGCTGATATGCGAGAGGCAGAACCCTTTGGCATTCAACCCCCAGATCGGATTGACATCAACTTTCCGGCTGTGATGCAGCGAATGCGACGGATTCGGGCAGGTATCAGCCATCATGATTCAGTCCAACGGTTTAGCAAGTTGGGCATTGATGTATTTTTGGGAAGTGCTGAGTTTGCCAGTCGCGAGGCGATCGTCGTTAACGGCAGTCAACTTCGCTTTAAGAAAGCTGTGATTGCGACGGGTGCTCGTGCCACTCGCCCCAAAGTACCGGGTTTAGCTGAAGCAGGGTATCTCACCAATGAAACCGTCTTTTCGCTCACTGAGCCTCCAAAACGTCTTGCTGTGATTGGGGGTGGACCGATCGGCTGTGAACTGGCACAAGCCTTCCATCGGCTCGGTAGCGAAGTCACCCTATTGCACAAGCATGGACATTTGCTCGATCGCGAAGATGCAGAGGCAGCGGAAATTGTCCAAGAGCAATTCTTGAGAGAAAATTTGCATCTGATTTTGGATTGCTCCCTCGAAAAAGTGGAAGCAACTGATGCTGGAAAAGTAATCCACTATCGTCAAAACGGTGCCGTCAAGACTGTGGTTGTGGATGAAATCCTGGTCGGAGCCGGACGCACCCCCAATGTGGATGGATTAAATCTGGAAGCGGTTGGGGTGGAGTATGATGCTCGTCGAGGTGTGGTGGTTAACGATTATCTCCAAACCACGAACCCCCGCATCTACGCTGCCGGAGACATCTGCATGAACTGGAAATTTACCCATGCTGCCGATGCTGCCGCCCGCATCGTGATTAAAAATACCCTGTTTTCTCCCTTTGGATTAGGTCGCAGTAAGTTAAGCAATCTGATCATGCCCTGGGTCACCTATACTGATCCAGAAATTGCCCATGTTGGCTTATATGAACAGGAGGCTCAGGCACAAGGAATCGACACCAACATCATCCACATTCCCTTTTCAAGCGTCGATCGTGCCCTGGCTGATGGAGAATCCGAAGGGTTTCTCAAAGTCCTGCACAAGCGCGGTTCAGACGAAATTTTAGGAGCAACGATCGTAGCCCGTCATGCCGGGGAAATGATTAGTGAGATTACTGTCGCGATCGTCACCAAACAGGGACTCAACGCCCTTTCTGGAGTCATCCATCCCTATCCCACTCAGGCAGAAGCAATTAAAAAAGCGGCAGATACCTATCGACGAACGCTTTTAACACCACGCACAAAATCCTTCTTGAAACTGTTAACCAAATTTAGCTAG
- a CDS encoding glycosyltransferase family 2 protein: MNSSNLDSILVIIPVLNEEATIAQVIQSLQLIGLYHIRVVDNGSQDRSADVAFKAGAEVLHEPLPGYGRACWRGLQAMPESIQWILFCDGDGSDDVSALNHFFSFCAVSLERQNQRYDLILGDRTATAMGRSALTPVQRFGNGLATTLIWFGWGYRYRDLGPLRLIRRSALEQIQMRDRGFGWTVEMQVRAIEGGLRICELPVNYHCRQGGRSKISGTIRGSIRAGIVILATLGRLYGRRWLQKINGGSVIRC, encoded by the coding sequence GTGAACTCATCCAACCTGGATTCTATTCTCGTGATTATCCCAGTGCTGAATGAGGAAGCAACGATCGCTCAGGTGATTCAATCCCTGCAATTAATCGGCTTGTATCACATTCGAGTCGTTGATAATGGCAGTCAAGATCGCAGTGCAGATGTGGCATTCAAAGCGGGGGCAGAAGTTTTACATGAACCCCTTCCTGGCTATGGACGCGCTTGCTGGCGTGGTTTACAAGCAATGCCAGAGTCTATCCAGTGGATTTTGTTTTGTGATGGCGATGGCAGCGATGATGTGAGTGCGCTTAATCATTTCTTTTCATTTTGCGCTGTTTCATTAGAGCGGCAGAACCAACGCTATGATCTGATTCTTGGCGATCGCACCGCCACTGCTATGGGAAGATCTGCACTGACTCCTGTACAACGCTTTGGCAATGGATTAGCAACGACTTTGATTTGGTTCGGTTGGGGCTATCGCTATCGAGATTTGGGACCCCTGCGATTGATTCGCCGGTCTGCGTTAGAGCAAATCCAGATGCGAGACCGGGGCTTTGGCTGGACGGTAGAAATGCAGGTGCGGGCGATCGAGGGTGGATTACGCATTTGTGAGCTACCTGTGAATTACCACTGTAGGCAGGGCGGGCGATCAAAAATTTCTGGCACCATTCGTGGCAGCATCAGGGCTGGGATAGTCATCCTTGCCACTCTGGGTCGTTTGTATGGACGACGCTGGCTCCAGAAAATCAACGGAGGTAGCGTCATCAGGTGTTGA
- a CDS encoding DUF547 domain-containing protein, producing the protein MLRSSSFLLIGAIALLAGCTHTPPLAQNQSPTTQATVASSVPLSYEGYGTVLRTYVNADGLVDYPALQANPQRLRDFITQLKSVAPDTYATWSENEKIAFLINAYNAITLESIINQNPLKGSIKDIFGVWNFNKHIVMGRSLTLDNIEHDILRKDFQEPRIHAALVCAAISCPPLRQEPYTGEKLDEQLDNQVRKWLSSPNGLQIDRTQNRVAISSIFNWFGKDWQAQYGIQGKFTGSEKERAVLNFISNYVSPKDKEYLAQGNYKLSYLNYDWSLNRQ; encoded by the coding sequence ATGCTAAGATCCAGCTCATTTCTTCTCATTGGAGCAATCGCCTTGCTTGCTGGTTGTACTCATACGCCTCCTTTGGCTCAGAACCAAAGCCCAACAACTCAGGCCACAGTAGCGTCATCAGTTCCCTTGTCCTATGAAGGTTATGGAACTGTTTTACGTACCTACGTCAATGCCGATGGCTTAGTAGATTACCCAGCCTTACAAGCCAATCCTCAGAGATTAAGAGATTTCATCACACAACTGAAATCGGTTGCTCCAGACACCTATGCCACCTGGAGCGAGAATGAGAAGATCGCGTTTCTAATCAATGCCTACAATGCCATCACGTTAGAATCGATCATCAATCAGAATCCTTTGAAGGGCAGCATCAAGGATATTTTCGGAGTATGGAATTTCAATAAACATATCGTGATGGGGCGATCGCTCACGTTAGACAATATTGAACATGATATATTGCGAAAAGACTTTCAGGAACCTCGTATCCACGCTGCCTTAGTTTGTGCGGCTATCAGTTGTCCACCGTTACGGCAAGAACCCTACACAGGCGAAAAGCTGGACGAACAATTGGATAACCAGGTTCGCAAGTGGCTTTCCAGTCCCAATGGCTTACAGATCGATCGCACTCAAAACCGAGTTGCCATTTCCTCGATCTTTAACTGGTTTGGTAAAGACTGGCAGGCACAGTATGGGATTCAAGGAAAGTTTACAGGAAGTGAAAAAGAGCGCGCTGTTTTGAATTTTATCAGCAACTATGTCAGTCCCAAAGACAAAGAATACTTAGCTCAGGGAAATTACAAACTGAGTTACCTGAACTATGACTGGTCACTCAACCGTCAGTAG
- the arsM gene encoding arsenosugar biosynthesis arsenite methyltransferase ArsM, with protein sequence MTYLETTAQFYAEAAETPQVGLCCVSSSPLQLPGLNIPEIMQQMNYGCGSTVHPTELFGEPTVLYIGVGGGIEALQFAYFSRQPGRIIAVDPVPEMRKAAARNLRLAAQTNDWFNSDFVNILAGDAFTLPVPDNSVDVVAQNCLFNIFEPDDLQRALSEAYRVLKPGGRLIMSDPIATRPVPPHLQEDEHLRALCLSGALIYDEYIQHLVAIGFGQIEIRARRPYRLLDTQTYSLDTPLLLESLDSVAFKVPIPEDGACVFTGKTAIYAGSESLLDDQAGHLLQRGIPLAVCDKTAAKFALQFPQDVIITDSTWHYNGGGCC encoded by the coding sequence ATGACTTATCTAGAAACCACTGCCCAATTCTATGCTGAAGCGGCTGAAACCCCTCAAGTTGGCTTGTGCTGTGTCAGCAGTTCACCCCTTCAACTACCGGGCTTGAACATTCCAGAGATCATGCAGCAGATGAACTATGGCTGTGGATCAACAGTCCATCCAACAGAATTATTTGGCGAACCCACTGTCTTGTATATCGGGGTTGGAGGGGGAATTGAAGCCCTGCAATTTGCTTATTTTAGCCGTCAACCAGGAAGGATAATTGCTGTCGATCCAGTTCCTGAAATGCGCAAAGCAGCTGCCCGCAACTTACGGCTTGCTGCACAAACGAATGATTGGTTCAATTCCGATTTTGTCAACATTCTGGCCGGAGATGCCTTTACGCTCCCAGTACCGGATAATTCAGTGGATGTCGTTGCCCAAAACTGTCTGTTCAACATCTTTGAGCCAGATGATCTTCAACGGGCATTATCGGAAGCCTATCGGGTATTGAAACCGGGGGGACGACTCATCATGAGTGACCCGATCGCCACCCGTCCGGTTCCACCTCATCTGCAAGAAGATGAACACTTACGCGCCCTTTGCTTATCAGGGGCACTGATTTATGACGAGTATATTCAGCACTTAGTTGCGATCGGGTTTGGACAGATCGAAATTCGTGCCCGTCGCCCCTATCGACTGCTGGATACGCAAACCTACAGCCTGGATACCCCTCTGTTACTAGAAAGCCTGGACTCTGTTGCATTCAAAGTGCCCATTCCTGAAGATGGTGCCTGCGTATTTACTGGAAAAACTGCGATTTACGCCGGTTCAGAATCCCTTTTGGATGATCAAGCTGGGCATCTCCTGCAACGAGGAATTCCTCTGGCAGTCTGCGACAAAACCGCTGCTAAGTTTGCCCTACAATTTCCCCAGGATGTGATCATTACCGATTCCACCTGGCACTACAACGGTGGCGGATGCTGCTGA
- a CDS encoding TVP38/TMEM64 family protein, producing the protein MMNPNPMHQNRGLKAMYGLVMGTIAFFLVASPALAQSAGSSTGFNPQDLLRNALQWTESLGIIGSIAFIAIYIVATVAFLPGSILTLGAGVVFGVILGAVYVFIGATLGAIAAFLVGRYLARGWISKKIEGNQNFAAIDKAVAKEGFKIVLLTRLSPVFPFNLLNYAFGVTGVSLKDYALGSIGMIPGTVMYVYIGSLAGDLARIGTNSQPTNPTIQWAIRIMGFIATVAVTVYVTRIARKALAESVSE; encoded by the coding sequence ATGATGAATCCAAATCCAATGCACCAAAATCGAGGGTTAAAAGCGATGTATGGGTTAGTCATGGGGACGATCGCGTTTTTTCTAGTCGCCTCCCCGGCGCTTGCCCAAAGTGCCGGAAGTTCAACCGGATTCAACCCACAAGACCTGCTGCGGAATGCCTTGCAGTGGACTGAAAGCTTAGGAATCATTGGCAGTATTGCTTTTATCGCCATCTATATCGTTGCAACAGTCGCCTTTTTACCCGGATCCATCCTGACTTTAGGCGCAGGTGTAGTCTTTGGGGTGATATTGGGGGCTGTTTATGTCTTTATTGGCGCAACCCTGGGTGCGATTGCCGCATTCCTGGTTGGGCGCTACTTGGCACGAGGCTGGATCAGCAAAAAGATTGAGGGCAATCAAAATTTTGCGGCGATCGACAAAGCAGTTGCTAAAGAAGGGTTCAAAATCGTTCTATTAACTCGGCTCTCCCCCGTTTTTCCGTTCAATCTCCTGAACTATGCCTTTGGCGTTACAGGGGTTTCTTTAAAAGACTATGCGCTGGGTTCGATTGGCATGATCCCTGGCACGGTCATGTATGTATACATCGGCTCTCTGGCCGGTGATCTCGCTAGAATCGGCACTAACAGTCAACCGACAAATCCTACCATCCAGTGGGCCATTCGCATCATGGGCTTTATTGCAACGGTTGCAGTCACAGTTTATGTAACCCGCATTGCTCGTAAAGCTCTGGCAGAGAGCGTTAGCGAGTAA